The stretch of DNA GCAAGCCATTTTGTAGCCACGCTGTAAAGTTTACCCGGAATATATATGGCTTTTTTAATGGCAATATCGCAAGGCGCATGATAATGATGATAATCTTTTGGGCTAAGATAGATATTTGCAAAGTCATATTCACCCTCAAACTCACTCTGCCCCAATAGCTCACTTACACTATACTCCATGCCTTTTATGCTAAAGGCCCTTAACTCCTTTGTGCTGCCAAAACTAAGACAAGTACCATCAACTGGGCTTATAAACATCTCATCTGCTGCATCAAAATCTCTTGGTTTTATGAGCCTTCTAGTAAAAAGCTCATTTAAATTTTTATATTTATTTGCTGGCTTAAACTCGCTCATATCTATCTTAAATAGCTTTATGTAAAAAGAATTTATGGCCTCTTGAAGTGGCTTGTAAAAGTTAATCCTTGCAACCTTTCCAAAAATTTGAGAAAACATATTGTCTTTATTCATTTTATTCCTTACTTAAGTTTAATATTGCAATCTCACTTGGAGCAAAAATTCTAACAGGAGGCCCCCAAAATCCAGCACCACTGCTAACATAAGCTTGCATTTTATCATTAATCTTATAAAGGCCATGTAAAAATCCCTGATCAAGTAAAACCAAAAGACCAAAAGGAAAAATTTGACCAGCGTGCGTATGACCGCAAAGCACCAAATCAACGTCTTGCTGCATTGATTTTATAAATTTTGGCTGATGAGAGAGCAAGATAGTAGGTAGCGATGGGTCACGTCCTGTCAATGCTTCATCTAAATTTGGCTCCAAATGTTTAAACCTAATGCCAGCCAAATCGTAAATGCCAGCTAGATTAATGTTTGCGATTTTTTTGTTTTTATTACCTAAAATTTCTATGCCAAGAGAACTGATCTTTTCCAAAATACCATCTATCCCGTGATAATACTCATGATTGCCAGGGACATAAAAAGTCCCATAAGTGCTTTTAAGGCTTTTTAATGGTTCCAAAAAATCTCCTATAAAAGCAGCATTTACATCAACTAAGTCGCCCACTATCACTACGATGTCAGGATTTACCAAATTTATGTCATTGACGAGTTTTTTCATAAAATCTTTCTGCAGAAATTCTCCTATATGCACGTCTGTTATCATGGCTATTTTTAGGGTGCTTTGTAAATTTTTTATTTTTATATCTACTTGTCTGATCTTTGGTGGTGTTAAAGCATTGAAAATACCTTTTAAAAAACAAGCAATTACAAAAATAACAAATGTAATATCAAAACAAAATTTTATAAATTTTCGTCTTGTTGGACTAAAATTACTCTTAGAAAAAATACTACGTAAAATATCGTAAAATAGACTAACAGCAAACAAAAATAGTGAAAATCCTATGAGCGTACCAGCGATCAAATAAAGCTCAATGCTTAAGAATGAAAACCTGATCTGAAGAACAAATATAAACTCAAGAATACAAATAACATATAAAAGTATCCTGATTTTTGCAAGATGTGGTATAAAAAATGAAACCTTTTTTATGAAACGGTTATATGAATAAAAATTTATAAGAAAACTAAATATAAATGCTCCAATAATAATTCTCAAAAGTCCCAAAAATTCTCCTTGTAAAAATAAAAAATTATATTTTATATTTTTAAATTTGTACTATAAAAATTAATATCTTACTTTTAATGTTATTAGTCTTAAAAATTGTATAGTTTTGAACGTATAAAAAATGATTTAAGTTGAGTAAATCTAATAGTTATTTAAGAAAGTAAGGTGGGAGAAAACCCACCTTATAAAGAATTATTTAACTTTACCAGTTTCCATTCTTTGTTTGTGTATCTCACGAAGTTTTCTAATATCATTTTTAACTTCGAATACTCCATGCCAGTGTGAGTAGTCAGGACCACCCATTAAAGCACCTTGTCTCATACGGCGACCTTCGTGGTGCCACATATGATAGTAAACATCTTGGAATTCATCTTCCCAAGCGTCTGCGAGTAGTAAGTTTTTAGCTTTCAACTCTTCAAGCATCTTAGTTGCTTCAGCATTGTAAACGTTATAAAGCTCTACTTGCTTATCACCCATAATGAAGAAGTTATCTGTATGAGTTGATGTATGGCAAGCTTTACAAACTAGCTTCATCTCAGCTCTTGCTGCTTCTGGTCCATTTGGATGACCTGCAAGTGGCGTTCCTATGGTTAGTTTGCCAGTTTTTTCGTAAACAACAGCAGCTTGTTCATCACCAGCTGTTCTTAGCTTACTGCTGACGCCCCATAGGTTCCATTTTAGTCTTCTTGAAACATTGTGAGTTGTTGTTGTTTCACCAACACCACTCATGTGGCAAGCTGCACAAGTTGGAGCTCTAAAGTCTGGTACATCCCATGTATCAGGAGCAGCATCAAAATTCCATTTGTGAGCTTCGCTATTATAGATATGTCCGTGCATTGAGTTGTTATAAATCTCAATATCTGGGTGATCAGGTCCAAGGTGGCAAGATGCACAAGCAGCTGGTTTTCTAGCTTCAGCTATGCTAAATGTGTGTGCGCTGTGGCATGATTTACATCCGCCTACGCCACCATCAGGATAAACATTACCTATACCGTAGTTTGGCCAAGTCTCTTTTGTAGGTTTGTGATCAGCGTCTAGTTTGATGACGGTTCCGTGGCACTGTGTACAACCAGTAGCGTCTGGAGCCATTTTGTATTCTGGATGATCCATACCTTCATAGTGATACATTAGTTTTACCATCGCAGGGTTAGCATACATTTGCATAGCACCTCTTGCGTGACCACTCTTAACAAATTCTTCAACCTCATTCTCGTGGCACTTAGCACAAGTTTTTGGGCTAACTAGCATTGATACGTGGTTGTTAGAATCTTTTGGATGCACCTTAACTGAAGCCATAGGATTATCTGCATTTACAGAGTGGCAATCCATACAACTTACACCAACGTGAGCGTGGCGACTATTTTTCCAATCGGCAACTATGCCGGGTGTCTCTTTAGCGTGGCACTCAACACAGCTTTTTGATAAGTCTGACATTTTGTGAGCAACTTTAATGTTTTTTACAACATTAAGGTTTAAAGCATCAGATTTATTTGCATCCATGTTTGCGGCAAAGCCAAAAGACATTAGACAGGCTAATAACATTAGCGACTTTTTAAACATCTCTCCTCCTTACTTGGTTTTATTGTTTTCTTGTTTTTTAATTGCTTCAAATTTATCGATTTGTAGTCCTAAATTCTTGTGACCAACGTGCTCGTGGCAGTCAACACATGATTTTTTATTAGGATTTCCAAGAACGAAATAATCTCTATGTGGCAAGAATGATTTACCAGCTTGAATAACATTTTTTAAATTTGAGTGGCAAGTCAAACATCCACTATCATAGACAAAGTGAGATGCATGCTCGCGTTTTTTGCGCCAGTCGATCTTGTCCGTATCTGTAAAAAATGTCTTATAACCATCATTTATCGATACTTTAAGTTTTGTAAGTACATAGGTATAGGCACTTGTATGATTTAGGTGACAGGCTGAACATTCAGCTTTTATGCCAAGCTTGTTATTGCCACCGTGTACATCTTCATGATATGCAGCATTCATAGGATCCATAGTGTGGCAAATGGTACAGATGTAGCCGCTACCAGTTGCATGAAGCGCATCAGCAATACCCATAGACGCAATAAGTCCGATCACAATGCCGATAATAACAGATGACCAAACAAAAAATTTCTTCTTAACTTCAGCCAAAATCTCCTCCTGAATTTATCAATATATCGTAAATTTTTACGAAAATTTTAAGTGAATACTATCAAAAAATATATAAATTTTTTCTTTAAGTAAATAAAAATATTTATTTGATATTAACTTTCAATAAGAATAAATTTCTTGCAGTCCACCTACATCTTTTTCCAAAATTTGGTTCTTTTCGTCAAGTTTAACCAAACCATTTGTTTTAAATTTATTTAAAATCCTTGAAAAAGTTTCTGGAGTCATATTAAGTATTGATGAAATTTTTGTATGTTTTAGCTCATTAAATAAATCTTCATGATCTAAAATAAACCTAGCCACTTTTTCTTCTGAGCTTAAAATTAACTCTTGATGAAGTAGATTTGTTGTGATTCTTATCTTTTCAGACATTGATTTTAAAAATTTCATACAAATTTCTGGTTTTATTAAAAATTCTGCTGCAAATTTTTCATAATTTATCTTTAATACCTCGCCAGATATGGTAAAAATGGCACTAGCCGGGTAGACAATATTTTCAAAATTTACGACTTCAGCTACAAAATTCATAGGTGCTAACTGATGAATAAAAATTTCTTTTCCGTTTGCCGTGGTTTTATAAAGCTTAACAGAGCCACTTATCAAAAATATTAACCATTTTGGCTCCTCGCCTTCTATAAATAAAAATTCGCCCTTTTTATACTTTTTTACAACACTTATGGCTTCAAGTTTGGCTAAATCTTCTTCGTTTAAGCCTTGAAAAAATGGGATTTTCTCTATCATATTTTCACTCGCCTTTTTTTACTCGCTTTTTTAAAATAAAAATATTTTAGCATATAAAAATAAGATAAATTTTAATAGATTTTCAAAGGGAATTTTCCCTTTGAATTTATGAAATTATTTTTTAAGTAGATCTCTAATCTCAGTTAGAAGTGCTATGTCAGCTGGAGTTTCAGGCTCTGCTGGAGCTGGCTCCTCTTTTGGTAATTTATTTTTAAGTGTATTTAAAGCTTTGATAACGCAGAAAATACAAAATGCGATTATTAAAAAATCAACCATTGTTTGTATAAATGAGCCATAGTTTATCGTAACAGCAGGTACGCCATCTACCGCTTCTTTTAGTGTAAGCTTAAGATCAGTAAAATTTACACCGCCAGTTAAAACGCCAACAACTGGCATGATGACATCACCAACTAGTGATGAAACGATCTTTCCAAACGCGCCACCTATAACAACACCAACAGCCATATCTATGACATTTCCACGCATCGCAAATTCTTTAAATTCGCTTATAAAACTCATTGTTTCTCCTAAAAATGTTAAATTTTTGTTCGGATTTTATTCAAGAAATGCTTTGCTTCGGCTAAAAAAATCAAATTACATAACTTTAAATTTATCAAGCTGGTGTTATAATCCAAACTCAAAATTTAACGTAAGGAATGAGCTTATGTATCGTTTTGCACCCTCTCCAACAGGAGATATGCACATAGGAAATTTACGTGCCGCTATTTTTAATTATATTTGTTCTTTGCAAGATAAAAGTGGCTTTATTTTACGCATAGAAGATACCGACAAAGAGCGAAATATTAAGGGAAAAGAGAAAGATATCTTAGAAATTTTAAGCAAATTTGGTATAAAGCCAGAGCAAATTTACATCCAAAGTGAAAATTTAAAATTCCACAGACAGCTAGCCTCAAAGCTCCTCATTGACAAAAAGGCCTTTGCTTGCTTTTGCACCGAAGAAGAACTCGAGGCAAAAAAACAAAAAGCAAAAGAGCAAGGTGTGGCATATAGATATGACGGTACCTGCGAGAGACTAAGCGATGCTGAAGTTTTAAACTGTGAGAAGCCATTTGTCATCCGTATGAAAAAGCCAACGCGCACTATGAGCTTTACAGATGCGATCAAAGGCGAGCTAAGCTTCGAACCAGACGCCGTTGATAGCTTTGTCATCATGAGAGCAGACAAAACACCAACTTATAACTTCGCCTGCGCAGTCGATGATATGCTTGAGGGCGTAACCTTTGTCATACGTGGCGAGGACCACGTGAGCAATACACCAAAGCAAGACCTCATACGCGAGGGCCTTGGCTATACCGGTAAGATGAACTACGCCCATTTGCCTATACTTTTAAATATTGAAGGTAAAAAAATGAGCAAACGCGAGAACGAATCAAGCGTAAAATGGCTCTTTGAGCAGGGATTTTTACCTGAGGCGATTGCAAACTATTTGATACTTCTTGGAAACAAAACTCCAACTGAAATTTTTACGATCGAGGAGGCGGTGAAGTGGTTTGATATAACCAAAATTTCACGTTCACCTGCTAGATTTGACGTGAAAAAACTTGAGCAGATAAATAGAGAACACATCAAGCTTGCTTCAAAGGAGCGCATAAAAGAAATTTTTGGCGTAGATGAGAGCAAGGCTGAGTTAGTTAAATTTTACACTCAAGAAAGCTCACTAGTACCTGAGATAAAAGCAAAAGTAGAGGCTATATACTCACCAAAAATAGCTCCAGATGAGTACAAAAACGAATTTGAGATCATCAAAAAAGCAGCTCGTAATTTAAAAGCTTGCGAAACGTTTGATGAGTTTAAAAAAGAGCTTATGAGCGTTACAAATTTAAAAGGTAAAAACTTTTTCATGCCGCTACGTGCGCTTCTTACAAACGACCTTCACGGTCCTGAGCTTAGTGAACTCTATCCTCTTATCAAAGATGATCTGGCTAAAATTTTAATCTAGGAGCAAAAATGATACTTTCCACCCTATTTTCAGCGATCGCAAACATTTTGCACCTTATCATCACGGTCTATACGTGGATCGTCATCGCAGCAGCTCTGATTAGCTGGGTCAGACCTGATCCTGGCTCGCCAGTCGTGCAGCTACTTTATAGGCTAACTGAGCCAGTTTATAGCTTTATTAGGCGCTACATAAAAACAAATTTTAGTGGTATCGACTTTACTCCGCTTATTGTGCTTTTAGCACTTCAATTTTTAGATCAATTTTTAATAAGGCTTTTATTTGGTTTTGCTGCGTCACTTTAGTATTCTCTCTCTTGCTTGTGTTGCTCTTTTAGCTAAAATTTATACCTATGAAGAGCTAAAAAACGAGCCAAAAAGCCTTGCAAAAGACTACTACATCAACCGTCTTATTAACGAGGGCAGTTACACAAAAGAGCAGATCGCAGATCTTTCGCGTGATGTGTTTAGAAAAGCAGGCCTTGTTCAAAAATCAATCGATAAAATTTTACCTCCAAAAGCAGCTCCTAGCAAATGTCCTGGTATAAATGCAAAAAATATCACCCAGGCAAATCTAACCTGCCAAAATTTGCTAACATCTATTGCTTTTAGCCTAAAGCTTGACAATCATACTCGTGAAATTTTAGCAGCCAATCTTGCAAAGACAAATCCAGAAAAATCAAAAATTTTACTCGCATTAAATGAGCCAAATCCGGCTAAAGTTTTTGCAAATTTAAACGATACAAAGAGCTTTTTAGAGCTATTTAACGCCTCTAGCCCGCAAAATAAAAGTATACTTTTTAGCGAAAGCTTTGATGCAAATTTTATGACCAAGCTCTACTCACAAAAGGGCTTTACAAATTTATTAAACGATATTGTTTTTAATAAAAAATATGAAGGTTTTATGAGAAATTTGCTAAGTATCGATCCAGCTGTCACTGAAAAAAATGATGCTTTTACGCTTGGATTAAATGCCATTTTACTAGGACAAGACGATATCGCTTTTAGTCTTTTTGCAAGAGCCAAGAGTACATTTGAAAGGGCATGGCAAAGAGATAATGCGACCTTTTGGCAGTACCAGATAAGCAAAAACGAAAGCTTTTTAAAAGAGCTAAGTGCCAGCAAGGACGCAAATATCTACTCGCTTTACGCAAGAGATGTGGTAGGTGGTGAGCCGCTTGAGGTTATAGTGCCAAGACCAAGCAAACAAAACATTGAAAATTTTGATGTGAGCGATCCATTTTTATGGAATAAAACTGTAGCCCTTGCAAAGGATATGAACGCCACGCAAGCAAGCGAATTTGCGAAGAAATTTTATACAAACGAAAGTATCGGTGCCTATGCATACTTCATGCAAAAGGCGCATGGCTGGGAGAAGCAATACTTCTTGATGCCAAGCTCTCCTGAGCTCAATGGTATCAGCAACGAAAGAAAATCGATGATCTACGCCCTAGCTAGACAAGAGAGTCTCTTTATCCCAAGCGTGGTTTCTACTTCATACGCCCTTGGCATGATGCAGTTTATGCCATTTCTAGCAAATGCGATCGGTAAAAAAGAGCTAAAAATCCCAAATTTTGATGAGGATGATCTTTTTAAAACAGATATTGCATTTAAATTTGCAAATCACCACTTAAACTATCTTGATAAATTTCTCTATCACCCGCTATTTACAGCCTACGCATATAATGGCGGTATCGGCTTTACCAAAAAGCTCATCACAAGAGATGATATGTTTAAAGAGGGAAAATTTGAGCCATTTTTATCGATCGAGCTTGTCCCAGTCGCAGAGACTAGAAACTACGGCAAAAAGGTGCTTGCCAACTACGTGATCTATATGGCGCTTACTGGTTCCAATATAAAGATTTCGCAACTTTTCGAAAATTTAACAAAACCGGCCTTGACTGATAAATTTCGAAACTAAGAGTGAGATCATCGCTTTGCTTGCTTGGTGCGGTCACTTCATAATAGAGCGCCCAAGGCATCGAAAACCCAGCAAATTTTAGCATCTCGTCATTTTCATCAAGTAGCCTTGCATTTGTGGCATTTGAGTCGTTGTTTACCTTGATATTATTTAGCTCACTAGCGTGCTCTTTTGGATTTATGGCCACCAAAAAGTGCTCTTTGCTTGCATCTAAATCTGAGTTATAAATAGGATTTAGATAAGTTGCTACAACTAGCGTTCTATCGGTGCCGTCAATGATCTCGCTCTTACTTGTGTAAGCCAAAAGCTCATTTTTTAATGGCTCATGCACGATTACTTTTTCACCAGCACAGCCAAACATCATCAAAATCAGCACAAAAAATGATATAAATTTACTCATAAAAACTCTTAAATTTTTAAAATTTCTTGCATTTTAGCATTTTAATTTTTAAATTTCACTCATAAATTTTAAAGCCAACATAAGCTATAATCGCAAGAAATTTTAATAAAAAAGGCTCTTATGAAAAGACTTGCTATCGCTTTTTCTGGTCCTTCAAATAGCGGAAAAACGACCCTTATTTTAAAAGTTGCAAAGAAATTTATAGAAGATGGTTTAAAGGTTGCGATAGTAAAACACGACCCTGGCGATAAGGCAAGATTTGATGTCGAAGGCAAAGATAGTTTTAAATTTTCACAAACTGGGGCCGACGTTGTTGTGATGAGTCCAACTAGAACAACTTATTTTTCACAAAATTCACAAGAAATTAGCGATGTTATTAAAATGCTCGGCGAGTTTGACATGCTCTTGGTTGAAGGACTAAAGACGCTTCCACTGCCAAGACTAAGCGTTTTTAAAGGCGAGATCGACGAATCTTATCTTAGCTTTTCAGACGCGATCGCAACATATAAAAAACAAATTCCTTACGAGATAAAAAATATAAATTTAGACGATATAGACGCTATTTGTGCGTGGATAATCAAAAATGCAAAGGCTGTATAATGCAAGAATTAAATCAAATTTTTAACACTATAAAAGAGATCGCAAAAGAGATAAGCGAAGTGATAAAATACGCCGATCTTGGCTACACAACTCACGAAAACGCAACAGGCGACACACAGTTAAAGCTTGATGTCAAAAGCGACGAGATCATCACGGCTAAATTTAAGCAGCTTTCATGCGTAAAAGCACTAATTAGCGAAGAGAAAGAGGACGAGCTTGAGATAAATAAAAATGCTAAATTTATAATCGCTTACGATCCACTTGATGGCTCAAGCCTAGTTGATGTAAATTTTGCCGTTGGCTCGATCTTTGGTATCTACGAAAACGAAGTAAAACCAGAAAATTTAATAGCCGCAGCTTACAGCATCTATGGTCCAAGGCTTGAGCTTGTAATTGCTGAGAAAAAGGGCGCTTTGCCTAAATTTTATAGACTTGGCAAAGATGGCGAGTTTAAATTTGTAAAAGAGCTTGAGCTAAAAGAAAAAGGCAAGCTAAATGCCACGGGAGCCACGCAAAAGGGCTGGAGCCAAACGCATAGAAATTTCATAAATGAGCTATTCAACCAAGGCCACAGACTAAGATACTCAGGTGCGATGGTGAGCGATTTGCATCAAATTTTGCTAAAAGGTGGCGGTCTTTTTAGCTATCCAGCAACGAGCGATCATCCAAATGGCAAACTAAGAGTAGTCTTTGAAGTGTTGCCCTTTGCCTTTATATATGAAAACGCAAAGGGCGCAACGACAGACGGCAAAAACCGAACGCTTTTTGATATAAAAATAGAAAAAATTCACCAAACAACGCCATGCTTTTTTGGCTCACGTGATGAAATTTCACTTTTACATAAATTTTACGAGCAAAAATAATGCAAGAAACACAAGCAAGCGAGTCACTTGACGCATTTGAACTAGCCTTAAAGCAAAAAGCAAAAATTTTGCAAGAGTGCCAAAGCCAAAAAGGGCAAAAAAGCTGTTTTAACTGCGAAGTATTTTTTGACTGCGAGACAAGAAAAGAGTACGTGAATAGCTGCTATAACTCGATGTCAAAAGGCAATACTGGCAGCGATGGCGGATTTGATTTTTAAAATTAAAGGAAAAATATGAAAGAAAAAGCTTATATAACGACCCCAATATATTATGTAAATGACGTGCCACACATTGGCCATGCATATACAACCATTATCGCTGATACACTTGCTAGATTTAACCGCTTGCAAGGCAAAGAGACCTATTTTATGACGGGCACAGACGAGCATGGACAAAAGATCGAGCAGGCAGCTCGTGCTAGAGGCAAGACTCCAAAAGAGTACGCCGACGAGATCAGTGCGAAATTTAGATCACTTTGGGATGAATTTGAGATAAGCTACGATCATTTTATAAGAACGACCGACGAAGAGCACAAGCAAACCGTACAAAATGTATTTGAAAAGATGCAAGAAAATGGCGATATTTACAAAGGCGAATACGAAGGCTTTTACTGCGTTAGCTGCGAAACTTTTTTTAATCAAAGAGACCTGCTAGAAGACAATCACTGTCCAGACTGTGGCCGCGTGACGTCTTTAGTCAAAGAAGAGAGCTACTTTTTCAAGCTTTCAAAATATGAAGACGCGCTTTTAAAATGGTACGAAAATGACGAGCTTTGCGTCATCCCAAAAGGTAAGAAAAACGAGGTCGTAAGCTTTGTAAAAGGTGGACTAAAAGATCTTTCGGTAACGAGAACGAGCTTTGACTGGGGCATAAAGCTACCAAAAAGCGCAAACGATGAAAAGCACGTTATGTACGTATGGCTTGATGCACTCATAAACTACTTAACAACACTAGGATATTCAAGAGATGACGCTAGAATGAATCTTTGGCCATACACTACTCACATCGTTGGCAAAGATATTTTACGCTTTCACGCGGTCTATTGGCCGGCATTTTTGATGAGTCTTGGCTTACCACTACCAAAACACGTAGCAGCTCACGGCTGGTGGACGATAAATGGTGAAAAAATGAGCAAAAGCAAGGGCAATGTCATAAACCCAAGAGAGGTTGCAAACGCTTATGGACTTGAAAATTTCAGATACTTTTTGCTTAGAGAGGTGCCGTTTGGACAAGATGGCGATTACAGCCAAAAGGCTTTGATCGAGCGTATAAACTCAGAACTTGGCAACGGACTTGGCAACCTGCTAAGCCGCATTGTTGGCATGAGCGCAAAGTATAGCGACTATAAAATTGGTTCAAAAGACGTGATCAAATTTCACAAAGCTGAACTTGACGAGGCAAAGGGCTATCTTAATGAAGCTATAAAAAATTTAGAAAATTTAGCAACAAACCGCTATTTAGAGGATCTTTGGAAGGTCGTAACCCTAGCAAACGCAGCCATTGCGAAGTATGAGCCATGGTCACTCGTAAAAGCTGGCAAAATTGACGAGGCAAATGCACTTGTGGCACTTTGCGCGAATTTGCTTGCAAAAGTGGCGACGCTACTTAGTCCAGCTATGCCAAAAACTTGTGAAAAGATAGCTGACACACTTGGTTTTAGCATAGATACGGCTTCTTATGAAAGTCTTGTCTTAAAAAATGAAATTTCAAATTTTGTGGCAAAAGCTACCGAGCCACTTTTCCCAAGGATAGAAAAAGAGCTAATGGGCGAGGCAAATGAGCCAAAGGTTGAGGCAAAAGCTGAGCCAAAAGAGGATAAAAAAGAGGACGAAATTATTAGCATTGATGACTTTGCCAAGGTAGTGATAAAAGTAGGCGAAGTGCTCGAGTGCGAGAGGGTTGAAGGTAGCGAGAAGCTGCTTAAATTTAAGATAGATCTTGGTGAAGATGAGCCACGTCAAATTCTTTCTGGTATCGCCAAATACTACGAGCCTAGCTCGCTTGTGGGCAAACAAGTTTGCGTTTTAGCAAATTTAAAAGAGCGAACGATGATGAAAAAATATGTCTCTCAAGGCATGATCCTAAGCGCAT from Campylobacter concisus encodes:
- the metG gene encoding methionine--tRNA ligase, with translation MKEKAYITTPIYYVNDVPHIGHAYTTIIADTLARFNRLQGKETYFMTGTDEHGQKIEQAARARGKTPKEYADEISAKFRSLWDEFEISYDHFIRTTDEEHKQTVQNVFEKMQENGDIYKGEYEGFYCVSCETFFNQRDLLEDNHCPDCGRVTSLVKEESYFFKLSKYEDALLKWYENDELCVIPKGKKNEVVSFVKGGLKDLSVTRTSFDWGIKLPKSANDEKHVMYVWLDALINYLTTLGYSRDDARMNLWPYTTHIVGKDILRFHAVYWPAFLMSLGLPLPKHVAAHGWWTINGEKMSKSKGNVINPREVANAYGLENFRYFLLREVPFGQDGDYSQKALIERINSELGNGLGNLLSRIVGMSAKYSDYKIGSKDVIKFHKAELDEAKGYLNEAIKNLENLATNRYLEDLWKVVTLANAAIAKYEPWSLVKAGKIDEANALVALCANLLAKVATLLSPAMPKTCEKIADTLGFSIDTASYESLVLKNEISNFVAKATEPLFPRIEKELMGEANEPKVEAKAEPKEDKKEDEIISIDDFAKVVIKVGEVLECERVEGSEKLLKFKIDLGEDEPRQILSGIAKYYEPSSLVGKQVCVLANLKERTMMKKYVSQGMILSASDGSLTLLGTQGKVKNGAIVG
- a CDS encoding class 1 fructose-bisphosphatase, with the translated sequence MQELNQIFNTIKEIAKEISEVIKYADLGYTTHENATGDTQLKLDVKSDEIITAKFKQLSCVKALISEEKEDELEINKNAKFIIAYDPLDGSSLVDVNFAVGSIFGIYENEVKPENLIAAAYSIYGPRLELVIAEKKGALPKFYRLGKDGEFKFVKELELKEKGKLNATGATQKGWSQTHRNFINELFNQGHRLRYSGAMVSDLHQILLKGGGLFSYPATSDHPNGKLRVVFEVLPFAFIYENAKGATTDGKNRTLFDIKIEKIHQTTPCFFGSRDEISLLHKFYEQK